One Brassica napus cultivar Da-Ae chromosome A1, Da-Ae, whole genome shotgun sequence genomic region harbors:
- the LOC106434060 gene encoding protein PHR1-LIKE 2 isoform X1: MYSAIRSLPLDGGDYHGPLDGTNLPGDACLVLTTDPKPRLRWTAELHERFVDAVTQLGGPDKATPKTIMRTMGVKGLTLYHLKSHLQKFRLGRQACKDSTDNSKDASCVGESQDTGSSSSSSLRMAAQEQNEGYQVTEALRAQMEVQRRLHEQLEHGQVQRRLQLRIEAQGKYLQSILEKACKAFDDQAAAFVGLEAAREELSELAIKVSNSSQGTAVPFFDTTKMMMMPSLSELAVAVDTKNNITTNCSVESSLTSNTNGSSVSAASMKKRLRGDDVGLGYEAGWNVPSSSTIG, encoded by the exons ATGTACTCGGCGATTCGCTCGCTTCCTCTCGACGGCGGTGACTACCATGGACCCCTTGACGGTACTAATCTTCCCGGCGACGCCTGTTTGGTCTTAACCACTGACCCCAAACCCCGTCTCCGGTGGACCGCGGAGCTCCATGAGAGGTTCGTTGACGCCGTCACGCAGCTCGGAGGTCCCGACA AAGCGACGCCCAAAACAATCATGAGAACAATGGGAGTGAAAGGCCTCACCCTCTACCACCTCAAATCACATCTCCAG AAATTCCGTCTAGGGAGGCAAGCTTGCAAAGATTCCACTGACAACTCCAAGGATG CTTCTTGTGTTGGGGAGAGTCAGGACACaggttcatcttcatcatcatcattgagGATGGCAGCGCAGGAGCAGAACGA GGGTTACCAAGTCACTGAAGCTCTACGCGCTCAGATGGAAGTCCAAAGAAGGCTGCACGAGCAATTGGAG CATGGGCAGGTACAGCGGAGACTCCAGCTGAGGATAGAGGCACAAGGAAAGTACCTACAATCGATTCTTGAGAAAGCTTGCAAGGCCTTCGACGACCAAGCTGCTGCTTTTGTTGGGCTCGAGGCAGCTAGGGAAGAGCTCTCAGAGCTAGCCATCAAAGTCTCCAACAGCTCTCAAGGAACAGCAGTCCCGTTCTTCGATACaacaaagatgatgatgatgccatCTTTGTCCGAGCTTGCAGTAGCAGTAGACACCAAAAACAACATCACAACCAACTGTTCAGTTGAAAGCTCTCTGACTTCCAACACCAATGGGAGCTCGGTTTCTGCTGCATCGATGAAGAAGCGGCTTCGCGGAGACGATGTAGGCCTAGGGTATGAGGCAGGGTGGAACGTGCCTAGTAGTAGTACCATTGGATAA
- the LOC106434066 gene encoding small EDRK-rich factor 2, producing the protein MTRGSQRERDRERAQARAGGKGKTKDDGLTPEQRRERDAKALQEKAAKKAAQAAGAATSGGGGKGNNNKK; encoded by the exons ATGACTC GAGGAAGCCAGAGAGAGCGAGACCGTGAAAGGGCTCAAGCTCGTGCCGGAGGCAAGGGAAAGACCAAAGACGATGGTTTAACTCCAGAGCAACGCCGTGAAAG GGATGCAAAAGCATTGCAAGAGAAGGCGGCGAAGAAAGCTGCTCAAGCTGCAGGAGCAGCTACTTCCGGAGGAGGAGGCAAAGGAAACAATAATAAGAAATGA
- the LOC106434072 gene encoding probable pectinesterase 29 — protein sequence MGTHLLFIAFVTLFCCFCLPQLIEAKRYGVYRQQVFVDQSGNGNFTKIQKAIDSVPANNRNWFFINVAAGLYKEKIKIPYDKPFIVIVGAGKRKTRVEWDDHYSVAQSPTFATIADNTVVKSLTFVNTYNFPNNGKVNKNPRTPAVAALIDGDKCAFYSVGFAGIQDTLWDSDGRHLFHRCTIQGAVDFIFGNGQSIYKKCVIQVLGATLEPGLAGYITAQGRTNPYDANGFVFMDSLVHGTGMAYLGRPWRSYARVIFYNTNLTNVVVPEGWDAWNLVGHESQLTYAEVGCFGSGSSTTRRVSWVKKLNGPMVESLSSLNFINNGGWVQDLPIRI from the exons ATGGGAACTCATCTACTTTTCATCGCTTTTGTCACtcttttttgttgtttctgTCTACCTCAGCTAATCGAAGCTAAACGATACGGAGTGTACCGCCAACAAGTGTTCGTGGATCAATCTGGCAATGGAAATTTCACGAAAATACAAAAAGCGATCGATTCGGTTCCAGCCAACAATCGTAATTGGTTCTTCATCAACGTTGCAGCCGGCCTTTACAA GGAGAAAATAAAGATACCATATGATAAACCCTTCATTGTAATAGTGGGGGCTGGAAAGAGGAAAACTAGGGTTGAATGGGACGACCATTACTCAGTTGCACAAAGTCCTACTTTTGCTACTATCGCAGATAACACCGTCGTTAAGAGCCTCACTTTCGTG AATACGTATAATTTCCCGAATAATGGAAAAGTGAACAAGAACCCTAGGACTCCAGCGGTGGCGGCGTTGATCGACGGTGATAAGTGTGCTTTTTACTCGGTAGGGTTTGCCGGAATTCAAGATACCTTGTGGGATTCGGATGGTCGACACTTGTTTCACCGTTGCACTATCCAAGGCGCcgttgatttcatctttggtaACGGCCAATCTATTTACAAG AAATGTGTAATTCAAGTGCTAGGAGCGACACTAGAACCGGGGCTAGCTGGATACATAACGGCTCAAGGACGGACAAACCCGTACGACGCGAACGGGTTCGTGTTCATGGATAGTCTCGTTCACGGAACCGGGATGGCTTACTTGGGCAGACCGTGGCGTAGTTACGCTCGAGTGATCTTTTACAACACTAACTTGACCAATGTGGTTGTTCCCGAAGGTTGGGACGCATGGAACTTAGTGGGCCACGAATCACAGCTGACGTATGCAGAAGTTGGATGCTTTGGAAGTGGATCTAGTACGACGAGACGTGTGAGCTGGGTTAAGAAGCTGAATGGACCCATGGTTGAAAGTTTGAGTAGTCTCAACTTCATTAACAATGGTGGGTGGGTTCAAGATTTGCCCATTCGTATTTGA
- the LOC106434067 gene encoding probable calcium-binding protein CML22, whose translation MRSMLCCCVSSGSNKKYAELDAKLARKMVESRRYYPGHRSLKSIDSVIMKFPKLREGLRKIRTVFESYDSDGNGTIDMEELKKCLVELELMSLSEEEVKGLYGWCDVDGSKGIQFNEFIVLLCLIYLLAKPSSQYSSEESSEMGPKLVESIFDPIVEVFLFLDKDGKGKLNKADVIKRLNNEDYPLERSPKHVTNMRFEEMDWGRKGKVGFREFLFAFMSWVGLDDADDYISS comes from the exons ATGA GAAGCATGCTCTGCTGCTGCGTTAGCTCGGGGAGCAACAAGAAGTATGCTGAACTGGATGCTAAGCTCGCACGGAAAATGGTGGAGAGCCGGAGATATTATCCGGGACATCGGAGTTTAAAGTCCATTGATTCGGTGATCATGAAGTTTCCTAAGCTAAGAGAAGGATTAAGAAAGATCAGAACCGTCTTCGAATCCTATG ATAGCGATGGAAACGGGACAATCGATATGGAAGAGCTGAAGAAATGCTTAGTGGAACTGGAGCTGATGAGTTTGTCGGAAGAAGAAGTGAAAGGTTTATACGGATGGTGTGATGTTGATGGAAGCAAAGGGATACAGTTCAATGAGTTTATAGTCCTTCTTTGTCTCATTTATCTTCTAGCTAAACCTTCCTCTCAATATAGCTCG GAGGAATCGAGTGAGATGGGTCCGAAGTTGGTTGAATCTATATTTGATCCGATAGTGGAAGTGTTCTTGTTTTTGGACAAAGATGGTAAAGGGAAACTGAACAAGGCTGATGTGATAAAGAGATTAAATAATGAAGACTATCCGCTTGAGAGATCTCCTAAACATGTCACCAACATGAGATTCG AAGAAATGGATTGGGGAAGAAAAGGGAAAGTGGGTTTTAGAGAGTTTCTATTTGCTTTCATGAGTTGGGTGGGTCTTGATGATGCAGATGATTATATCAGTAGCTAA
- the LOC106434071 gene encoding gibberellin-regulated protein 12-like — MTKFITVLIVLSFLFATQFSNANELEYSSESIHTEGGEGSVKIGDCPAACDVRCSATSHKSACLMYCNQCCKKCLCVPSGTYGHKEECPCYNNWKTQEGGPKCP; from the exons atgaCTAAGTTCATTACAGTCTTGATTGTATTAAGCTTTTTGTTTGCTACTCAGTTTTCCAAT GCAAATGAATTAGAATATTCATCAGAGTCTATCCACAcg GAAGGAGGAGAGGGTTCTGTAAAAATTGGAg ATTGTCCGGCGGCATGTGATGTTCGATGTTCAGCGACATCCCACAAGAGTGCTTGTTTGATGTATTGCAACCAATGTTGTAAGAAATGTTTGTGTGTACCATCAGGAACATACGGGCATAAAGAAGAATGTCCTTGTTATAACAACTGGAAGACCCAAGAAGGTGGACCAAAATGTCCATAA
- the LOC106434060 gene encoding protein PHR1-LIKE 2 isoform X2, translated as MYSAIRSLPLDGGDYHGPLDGTNLPGDACLVLTTDPKPRLRWTAELHERFVDAVTQLGGPDKATPKTIMRTMGVKGLTLYHLKSHLQKFRLGRQACKDSTDNSKDASCVGESQDTGSSSSSSLRMAAQEQNEGYQVTEALRAQMEVQRRLHEQLEVQRRLQLRIEAQGKYLQSILEKACKAFDDQAAAFVGLEAAREELSELAIKVSNSSQGTAVPFFDTTKMMMMPSLSELAVAVDTKNNITTNCSVESSLTSNTNGSSVSAASMKKRLRGDDVGLGYEAGWNVPSSSTIG; from the exons ATGTACTCGGCGATTCGCTCGCTTCCTCTCGACGGCGGTGACTACCATGGACCCCTTGACGGTACTAATCTTCCCGGCGACGCCTGTTTGGTCTTAACCACTGACCCCAAACCCCGTCTCCGGTGGACCGCGGAGCTCCATGAGAGGTTCGTTGACGCCGTCACGCAGCTCGGAGGTCCCGACA AAGCGACGCCCAAAACAATCATGAGAACAATGGGAGTGAAAGGCCTCACCCTCTACCACCTCAAATCACATCTCCAG AAATTCCGTCTAGGGAGGCAAGCTTGCAAAGATTCCACTGACAACTCCAAGGATG CTTCTTGTGTTGGGGAGAGTCAGGACACaggttcatcttcatcatcatcattgagGATGGCAGCGCAGGAGCAGAACGA GGGTTACCAAGTCACTGAAGCTCTACGCGCTCAGATGGAAGTCCAAAGAAGGCTGCACGAGCAATTGGAG GTACAGCGGAGACTCCAGCTGAGGATAGAGGCACAAGGAAAGTACCTACAATCGATTCTTGAGAAAGCTTGCAAGGCCTTCGACGACCAAGCTGCTGCTTTTGTTGGGCTCGAGGCAGCTAGGGAAGAGCTCTCAGAGCTAGCCATCAAAGTCTCCAACAGCTCTCAAGGAACAGCAGTCCCGTTCTTCGATACaacaaagatgatgatgatgccatCTTTGTCCGAGCTTGCAGTAGCAGTAGACACCAAAAACAACATCACAACCAACTGTTCAGTTGAAAGCTCTCTGACTTCCAACACCAATGGGAGCTCGGTTTCTGCTGCATCGATGAAGAAGCGGCTTCGCGGAGACGATGTAGGCCTAGGGTATGAGGCAGGGTGGAACGTGCCTAGTAGTAGTACCATTGGATAA